The Burkholderiales bacterium genome has a window encoding:
- a CDS encoding NADP-dependent oxidoreductase, protein MATVPETQKQWRLASYPDGLPTEGNWTLSAGPVPAPKPDQVLVRAIYLDVAPYMRGRISPQKNYAKGVAPGDVMLGGGIGEVVESNSRQYKPGDLVVTDFSFGWQEYSAIHAGAVRKVDPGVAPLPYWMEAFGLNGTTAYFALLDAGRIRPGDTVVVSAAAGSVGQIAGQIAKLAGCRAVGVTSSPQKAAFCRELGYDDIVDYRAQSAHLPAAIRRACPNGVDVYIDNTAGAISDAVMQNLAPHARVVLVGSISLAGRFGQPDIGQRFHRQTLIARATIQGFLVSDYTARYQEARDRLVSWYSAGALKSKFDIAHGFENLPKAFLRLLNSDNVGKQMVQVGDDPSR, encoded by the coding sequence ATGGCGACAGTTCCTGAGACCCAGAAGCAGTGGCGCCTCGCGTCCTATCCCGACGGCCTGCCGACCGAGGGCAACTGGACGCTTTCCGCAGGGCCGGTGCCGGCGCCGAAGCCGGACCAGGTGCTCGTGCGCGCGATCTATCTGGACGTCGCGCCTTACATGCGAGGGCGCATCAGCCCGCAGAAGAACTACGCCAAGGGTGTCGCGCCCGGTGACGTCATGCTCGGCGGCGGCATCGGCGAAGTGGTGGAGTCGAATTCGCGGCAATACAAGCCCGGCGACCTCGTCGTCACCGATTTCAGCTTCGGCTGGCAGGAGTATTCGGCGATCCATGCGGGCGCGGTGCGCAAGGTCGATCCCGGCGTCGCGCCGCTGCCGTACTGGATGGAGGCGTTCGGGCTCAACGGCACGACCGCATACTTCGCGCTGCTGGATGCGGGCCGCATCCGGCCGGGTGATACGGTGGTGGTCTCCGCTGCGGCCGGCTCGGTCGGCCAGATCGCGGGACAGATCGCGAAGCTCGCCGGTTGCCGCGCGGTCGGCGTCACGAGCTCGCCGCAGAAAGCCGCTTTCTGCCGGGAGCTCGGTTACGACGACATCGTCGATTACCGCGCGCAAAGCGCGCACCTGCCGGCGGCGATCCGCCGGGCGTGCCCGAACGGCGTCGACGTCTACATCGACAACACCGCCGGCGCGATCAGCGACGCGGTCATGCAGAACCTCGCGCCCCACGCTCGCGTCGTGCTGGTGGGCTCGATCAGCCTCGCGGGCAGGTTCGGACAGCCCGACATCGGCCAGCGCTTCCACCGCCAGACGCTGATCGCGCGCGCGACGATCCAGGGCTTTCTCGTCAGCGACTACACCGCGCGCTACCAGGAGGCGCGCGACCGCCTCGTGAGCTGGTACAGCGCGGGCGCGCTGAAATCGAAGTTCGACATCGCCCACGGCTTCGAGAACCTGCCGAAAGCCTTCCTGCGGCTCCTCAACAGCGACAACGTCGGCAAGCAGATGGTGCAGGTCGGCGACGATCCGTCGCGTTAA
- a CDS encoding phage holin family protein, translated as MRILLVWLVNALALIAVAYLVPSISVDSFGAALIAALVLGLVNAVIRPVLVLLTLPVTVVTLGLFILVINALLFWFVGSILSGFHVAGFWGAFFGSILFSIVSWLLSALVLRDK; from the coding sequence ATGCGCATACTACTCGTCTGGCTCGTCAACGCGCTCGCGCTGATCGCGGTCGCCTATCTCGTGCCGTCGATCAGCGTCGACAGCTTCGGGGCGGCGCTGATCGCCGCGCTCGTGCTCGGGCTCGTCAACGCGGTGATACGGCCGGTGCTCGTGCTGCTGACGCTGCCGGTGACGGTGGTCACGCTCGGCCTTTTCATCCTCGTCATCAACGCGCTGCTCTTCTGGTTCGTCGGCTCGATACTGTCGGGCTTCCACGTCGCGGGATTCTGGGGCGCGTTCTTCGGATCGATACTCTTCAGCATCGTGTCGTGGCTCCTGTCCGCGCTGGTGCTGCGGGACAAATGA
- a CDS encoding oxaloacetate decarboxylase gives MTHTERRNRLRELIAGNQCLSPASVYDALSARVAKSVGYEIGMLAGSVASNSTLGAPDLIVLTMTEFADQIRRITRASDLPLLVDADHGYGNALNVMRTVEECEHSGVSAMSIEDTILPTRFGNTGGEELISIPEGVGKMKAALAARSDPSLVIAGRTSALKVEGLEGALARAKAYAQCGVDAIFLVGVETIEQVKAVHDATKLPIIVGSAPASIKREDFAAAGARILLQGHQPIAAAVKALREVYEHLHKGGAPAALKDKIASNDEMNAMTRNDIWKGWQKDWLR, from the coding sequence ATGACCCACACCGAACGCCGCAACCGCCTGCGCGAGCTGATCGCCGGCAACCAGTGTCTTTCCCCCGCCAGCGTCTACGACGCGCTGTCCGCGCGCGTCGCGAAGAGCGTCGGCTACGAGATCGGCATGCTCGCCGGCTCGGTCGCGTCGAACAGCACGCTCGGCGCGCCGGATCTCATCGTGCTGACCATGACCGAGTTCGCCGACCAGATCCGCCGCATCACGCGCGCGTCCGACCTCCCGCTCCTGGTCGACGCCGACCACGGCTACGGCAACGCGCTCAACGTCATGCGCACGGTCGAGGAATGCGAGCACTCCGGCGTGTCGGCGATGAGCATCGAGGACACCATCCTGCCGACGCGCTTCGGCAACACCGGCGGCGAAGAGCTGATCTCGATCCCCGAAGGCGTGGGCAAGATGAAAGCCGCGCTCGCCGCGCGCAGCGATCCGTCGCTCGTCATCGCCGGCCGCACGTCGGCGCTGAAGGTGGAAGGCCTCGAAGGCGCGCTCGCGCGAGCCAAGGCGTACGCCCAATGCGGCGTCGACGCGATCTTCCTCGTCGGCGTGGAGACCATCGAGCAGGTTAAAGCGGTGCACGACGCGACGAAGCTGCCGATCATCGTCGGCTCGGCGCCCGCGTCGATCAAGCGCGAGGACTTCGCCGCGGCCGGCGCACGCATCCTCCTGCAAGGCCACCAGCCCATCGCCGCCGCGGTGAAGGCGCTGCGCGAAGTGTACGAGCACCTGCACAAGGGCGGCGCGCCGGCGGCGCTCAAGGACAAGATCGCGTCGAACGACGAGATGAACGCGATGACGCGCAACGACATCTGGAAGGGGTGGCAGAAGGACTGGCTGCGGTAA
- a CDS encoding amidohydrolase family protein → MNIDLHNHVVPPTVVDALSKNPDRYGMGIEEKDGKRWFNSHGRLAELAPVFYDADAKVEWMDRNRLDVAAISVGPPIYFYWLSPEIGLEAAKLANDGIAQMVAKRPDRLRGMAHLPMQDPDAAVTELERVVKEYRFKAVEVGTSIEGVELANPKFRTVLKTIEQLGCFVFTHPYQCLAQGGMGEYYLSNFVGFPLDTTLMVAHLMYSGALDELKTLKFLLPHGGGYVPYQIGRFIHGFNVRPEPRAKTQTSPAELLRRFYFDALTHDPQAARHLIDRVGADRVVIGSDHPFDMGPPDLMGAIDSIPDLSASEREYVCSLTALSLLGED, encoded by the coding sequence ATGAATATCGACCTCCACAACCACGTCGTTCCCCCCACCGTCGTCGACGCGCTCTCGAAAAACCCCGACCGCTACGGCATGGGCATCGAGGAGAAGGACGGCAAGCGCTGGTTCAACAGCCATGGCCGCCTCGCGGAGCTCGCGCCGGTGTTCTACGACGCGGACGCGAAGGTCGAGTGGATGGATCGCAACCGTCTCGACGTCGCTGCGATCTCGGTCGGGCCGCCGATCTACTTCTACTGGCTGTCGCCCGAGATCGGCCTCGAAGCGGCGAAGCTCGCCAACGACGGCATCGCCCAGATGGTGGCGAAGCGTCCCGATCGCCTGCGCGGCATGGCGCACCTGCCGATGCAGGACCCCGACGCCGCGGTGACCGAGCTCGAGCGCGTAGTCAAGGAATACCGGTTCAAGGCGGTCGAGGTCGGCACCTCGATCGAAGGCGTCGAGCTCGCCAACCCTAAGTTCAGGACAGTGCTGAAGACCATCGAGCAGCTCGGCTGCTTCGTCTTCACCCATCCGTACCAGTGCCTCGCGCAGGGCGGGATGGGCGAGTACTACCTCTCGAACTTCGTCGGCTTCCCGCTCGACACCACGCTCATGGTCGCGCACCTCATGTACAGCGGCGCGCTCGACGAGCTGAAGACGTTGAAATTCCTGCTGCCGCACGGCGGCGGCTACGTGCCCTACCAGATCGGCCGCTTCATCCACGGCTTCAACGTGCGCCCCGAGCCCAGGGCGAAGACTCAGACCTCGCCCGCGGAGCTGCTGCGCCGCTTTTACTTCGATGCGCTGACGCACGACCCGCAGGCCGCCCGCCATCTCATCGACAGGGTCGGCGCGGACCGCGTCGTCATCGGCAGCGACCACCCGTTCGACATGGGCCCGCCGGACCTGATGGGTGCGATAGACTCGATACCCGATCTGTCGGCCAGCGAGCGCGAATATGTCTGCAGTCTCACGGCGCTGTCGCTGCTGGGGGAGGACTGA
- a CDS encoding tripartite tricarboxylate transporter substrate binding protein — translation MHRVLAVTALSALGVTAHAQTSYPIKPVRIIVPQSPGASTDLTARLIAQRLNAALGQPFVVDNRPGAGSIVGTDLVAKAAPDGYTLLVVASSITLNPTLHKNLPFQPIRDFAPITQLSSFPNLLTVHPTLPVKTVKDLVALAKAKPGSINYGSSGAATGTHLSAELFKYMTGIDMVHVPYKGGGPAVQALLGGQVQLNFATIVSVLPHLKSGKLRGIAVTTAKRSPAAPEIPTIAESGVPGYDHGPWNGFLAPAKTPRAIVAKLNEETARILHSPDVKNVFMSEGAEPVGNKPEEFAAIIKSETEKWAKVIRAAGIKAD, via the coding sequence ATGCACCGCGTACTTGCCGTCACCGCGTTATCGGCTCTCGGCGTCACCGCACACGCCCAGACCAGCTACCCGATCAAGCCCGTCCGCATCATCGTGCCGCAGTCGCCCGGCGCGTCGACCGATCTCACCGCGCGGCTGATCGCGCAGCGGCTGAACGCCGCGCTCGGCCAGCCGTTCGTCGTCGACAACCGCCCGGGCGCGGGCAGCATCGTCGGCACCGATCTCGTCGCGAAAGCCGCGCCCGACGGCTACACGCTGCTCGTCGTCGCCTCGTCGATCACGCTCAATCCGACGCTGCACAAGAACCTGCCGTTCCAGCCGATCCGCGACTTCGCGCCGATCACGCAGCTCTCGTCGTTTCCCAACCTCCTCACGGTGCATCCGACGCTCCCGGTGAAGACGGTGAAGGACCTCGTCGCGCTGGCGAAGGCCAAGCCGGGATCGATCAATTACGGATCGAGCGGCGCGGCGACCGGCACCCATCTCTCGGCGGAGCTCTTCAAGTACATGACCGGGATCGACATGGTCCATGTCCCTTACAAGGGCGGCGGTCCCGCGGTGCAGGCGCTGCTCGGCGGCCAGGTGCAGCTCAACTTCGCCACGATCGTGTCGGTGCTGCCGCATCTGAAAAGCGGCAAGCTGCGCGGCATCGCGGTGACGACCGCGAAGCGCTCGCCCGCCGCGCCGGAGATTCCGACGATCGCCGAATCGGGTGTGCCCGGCTATGATCATGGCCCGTGGAACGGCTTCCTCGCGCCGGCGAAGACGCCTCGCGCGATCGTCGCGAAGCTCAATGAAGAGACCGCGCGCATACTCCACAGCCCCGACGTGAAGAACGTCTTCATGAGCGAAGGCGCCGAGCCCGTCGGCAACAAGCCCGAGGAGTTCGCGGCGATCATCAAGTCGGAGACCGAGAAGTGGGCGAAGGTGATCAGGGCGGCGGGGATCAAGGCTGATTGA
- a CDS encoding tripartite tricarboxylate transporter substrate binding protein gives MKLSALALSCALAAVTHAASAQTPPRFPSKPVRIVVPYAAGGPVDDVARYIGQKVSPKWGQPVLVDTRGGSGGAVGAELVAKSPPDGYTLLLGNGGPMTVYPHLRKKPLYDPERAFEPVTWVLAAPMLLVVHPSTPIRSVRDLVRIAKQKPGGLTYASAGIGNLQHLSMELLQTMAGIKMVHVPYKGAAPAFVDLIAGQVDVMFANIVGALPQVKAGRLRAIAVSSAKPSAAAPGVAPIAQAYPGFDMTAWMGIFAPAGTPKELVAAIHRDLASVLVLPETRQRLAQQGADVIAQGPAELAAFMKKESAVFAKIINDAGIPQE, from the coding sequence ATGAAGCTTTCCGCGCTCGCGCTGTCCTGCGCGCTCGCCGCCGTCACGCACGCCGCATCCGCGCAGACGCCGCCGCGATTTCCTTCCAAGCCGGTGCGCATCGTCGTCCCGTACGCCGCGGGCGGTCCGGTCGACGACGTCGCGCGTTACATCGGCCAGAAAGTCAGTCCCAAATGGGGACAGCCGGTGCTCGTCGATACGCGCGGGGGCAGCGGCGGCGCGGTCGGCGCGGAGCTCGTCGCGAAGTCGCCGCCGGACGGTTACACGCTGCTCCTCGGCAACGGCGGTCCGATGACCGTCTACCCGCACCTGCGCAAGAAGCCGCTCTACGATCCCGAGCGCGCTTTCGAGCCGGTCACCTGGGTGCTCGCAGCGCCGATGCTGCTCGTGGTGCATCCGTCGACGCCGATCCGCTCGGTGCGCGACCTCGTGCGCATCGCGAAGCAGAAGCCGGGCGGCCTCACCTACGCGAGCGCCGGCATCGGCAACCTCCAGCACCTGTCGATGGAGCTGCTGCAGACGATGGCCGGGATCAAGATGGTCCACGTGCCCTACAAGGGCGCGGCGCCGGCTTTCGTGGATCTGATCGCGGGGCAGGTCGACGTCATGTTCGCGAACATCGTCGGGGCGCTGCCTCAGGTGAAAGCAGGGCGGCTGCGCGCGATCGCGGTGTCGAGCGCGAAACCGTCGGCTGCGGCGCCCGGCGTCGCGCCCATCGCGCAAGCGTATCCCGGGTTCGACATGACCGCGTGGATGGGCATCTTCGCGCCCGCCGGTACGCCGAAGGAGCTCGTCGCTGCCATCCATCGCGATCTCGCGTCGGTGCTCGTCCTGCCCGAGACCAGACAGCGGCTGGCGCAGCAGGGCGCGGACGTGATCGCGCAGGGGCCCGCGGAGCTCGCCGCCTTCATGAAGAAAGAGAGCGCGGTGTTCGCGAAGATCATCAACGACGCCGGCATTCCGCAGGAGTGA
- a CDS encoding SpoIIE family protein phosphatase produces the protein MMTNAGPRLLVVDDNEDNRYTLTQRLKRQGYTDVTAATNGREALDLLALHEFDLVLLDVMMPEMNGYEVLDRLKGDVRLRHLPVIMISAVDELESVVRCIKLGAEDYLAKPFNPVLLNARVGASLEKKRLRDETASHLARMEAELESAREIQLGMVPGEFPPPSAAIEVFGTLLPARQVGGDLFDFFHLEDGTLCLVVADVSGKGAPAALFMAHTNSVIRVAGTLLCARDGERPSPAGIIEHVNKELCRVNSAFMFVTVFFAMLDPKTSTLSFCSAGHQMPCVIGASGEVRRVEGPVGIPLGIEAGFEYENGEHKLEPGDAIFMYTDGVSEATNVEHCFFSDRRLEDSLKGLGGATPRAIVDKVVEDVRAFVAEAPQADDIAAMAVRLV, from the coding sequence ATGATGACGAACGCCGGGCCGCGGCTGCTGGTCGTCGACGACAACGAGGACAACCGCTACACGCTCACGCAGCGGCTGAAGCGCCAGGGTTACACCGACGTGACCGCCGCGACCAACGGCCGCGAAGCGCTCGACCTCCTCGCGCTGCACGAGTTCGATCTCGTGCTGCTCGACGTGATGATGCCGGAGATGAACGGCTACGAGGTGCTCGACCGGCTCAAGGGCGACGTGCGGCTCCGGCACCTGCCGGTCATCATGATCTCCGCGGTCGACGAGCTCGAGAGCGTGGTGCGCTGTATCAAGCTCGGCGCCGAGGACTATCTCGCCAAGCCGTTCAACCCGGTGCTGCTCAACGCCCGCGTCGGTGCGAGCCTGGAGAAGAAGCGGCTGCGCGACGAGACCGCGTCGCATCTCGCGCGCATGGAAGCCGAGCTCGAATCCGCCCGCGAGATCCAGCTCGGCATGGTGCCCGGCGAGTTTCCGCCGCCAAGCGCGGCGATCGAAGTGTTCGGCACCCTCCTGCCCGCGCGGCAGGTCGGCGGCGACCTCTTCGATTTCTTCCATCTCGAGGACGGCACGCTGTGTCTCGTGGTCGCGGACGTCTCGGGCAAGGGTGCGCCGGCCGCGCTGTTCATGGCGCATACCAACAGCGTCATCCGCGTCGCCGGCACGCTCCTCTGCGCCAGGGACGGCGAGCGGCCGAGCCCCGCCGGCATCATCGAGCACGTCAACAAGGAGCTGTGCCGCGTCAACAGCGCGTTCATGTTCGTGACGGTGTTCTTCGCGATGCTCGATCCGAAGACGTCCACGCTCTCGTTCTGCAGCGCGGGCCATCAGATGCCGTGCGTGATCGGCGCCTCGGGCGAGGTCAGGCGCGTCGAAGGTCCGGTCGGGATACCGCTCGGCATCGAAGCGGGCTTCGAGTACGAGAACGGCGAGCACAAGCTCGAGCCGGGCGACGCGATCTTCATGTACACCGACGGCGTCTCCGAGGCCACCAACGTGGAGCACTGCTTCTTCAGCGACCGGCGCCTCGAGGACAGCCTCAAAGGCCTCGGCGGCGCGACGCCGAGAGCGATCGTCGACAAGGTGGTCGAGGACGTGCGCGCCTTCGTCGCCGAAGCGCCGCAGGCCGACGATATTGCGGCGATGGCGGTGCGGCTGGTCTAA
- a CDS encoding response regulator yields MKILYVEDNEDNVYVLRNRLTRLGHEVLIAGDGAKGIQMAVAEKPDLIIMDLSLPVLDGWEATRRLKASDDTRGIPVIALSAHAMSGDREKALEAGCNDFDTKPVDFPRLRGKIQALVENGGS; encoded by the coding sequence ATGAAAATACTGTACGTCGAGGACAACGAGGACAACGTGTACGTGCTCAGGAACCGCCTGACCCGGCTGGGGCACGAGGTGCTCATCGCGGGCGACGGCGCGAAGGGTATCCAGATGGCGGTCGCGGAAAAGCCCGACCTCATCATCATGGACCTCTCGCTGCCGGTGCTCGACGGCTGGGAGGCGACGCGGCGCCTCAAGGCGTCGGACGACACGCGCGGCATTCCGGTCATCGCGCTGTCGGCGCACGCGATGTCCGGCGACCGCGAGAAAGCGCTGGAGGCCGGCTGCAACGATTTCGACACCAAGCCGGTGGATTTCCCGCGGCTGCGCGGCAAGATCCAGGCGCTCGTGGAGAACGGCGGCTCATGA
- a CDS encoding response regulator, with amino-acid sequence MPAAQTPSEVDALQALRTLGELARSANAVIDADAFLQQIITAAVQMSGADQGTIYDYDPDSEEFLPRATHGMDDEHVDRLRANPVKLGEGAVGIAAARRQPWDVPDVLEDPAVTGRFREAAILSGFRAVAAVPMRRGSRIVGGIVVRRKAPGAFGPERIGLLQVVAQSTLALQNERLLREIEIKNQALEAADRLKSQLDARRMTEQLIEALPNPVFFKGTNGKYLGVNKAWESYFGIPRESFVGKTVHDLYPNNPEVADRLHAMDKALWDKPGTQTYETTIKTPHGMREASYYKATFTDTRGTIAGLIGTIIDVTDRKREDERRRMEHAITRVLSEAETTGEAVTRIIQIICESLGWACGAHWRWDEQTQLLRCAQTWHIDSPEIGEFVTAAAQTVNEAPAWTGEAAPKLTTGGLVRRVWMDGAPVWFRDVTQAPGFRRGATAAKAGLHCAFGFPVLAAATQPIGVIEFYGRSIAEPDEALLHMVRAVGRQIGQFIRRRESERRSQMLEEASRHKSQFLANMSHELRTPMNAIIGVSEMLLEDAHDSGQEEQVEPLQRILRAAQHLLVLINDILDLSKIEAGKMELSPETFEVGSLVDDVADTIRPLAEKNGNAVKVHCGEGVGELYADATRVRQALLNLASNAVKFTEKGTVTITAARHTTAAGDNVSLQVTDTGIGMTPEQIGRLFQDFEQADASTTRKYGGTGLGLAISRRFCRMMGGDITVQSTPGRGSTFTIQLPVTTAPQELRAIADRTPLPAAPVKSDRKATVLVVDDDETVREFMTRFLERQNYDVATAANGIEALALAREMRPAAITLDVMMPDIDGWTVLAALKGDPELAGIPVILLTIVDEKQRGYTLGATDYMVKPVDRERLAILLRTLCGRDTGHLLLVEDDEASRATVRAAVERHGWTVDEAANGRVALDRVQQSKPDAILLDLMMPEMDGFEFLAQLREKSEWRDIPVIVVSALDLTEEDRKRLNGEVETVIRKGAHDSDKLLRKVSETLAARIRHAEPAAAGGAR; translated from the coding sequence ATGCCGGCTGCACAGACGCCATCCGAAGTCGACGCGTTGCAGGCCCTGCGCACGCTCGGCGAGCTCGCGCGATCCGCCAACGCCGTCATCGACGCGGACGCCTTCCTCCAGCAGATCATCACCGCGGCGGTGCAGATGTCGGGCGCCGACCAGGGCACGATCTACGACTACGACCCGGATTCCGAAGAATTCCTCCCGCGCGCGACGCACGGCATGGACGACGAGCACGTCGACCGCCTGCGCGCGAACCCGGTCAAGCTCGGCGAAGGCGCGGTGGGCATCGCCGCGGCGCGGCGGCAGCCGTGGGATGTTCCCGACGTCCTCGAAGATCCCGCGGTCACCGGCCGCTTCCGCGAAGCGGCGATACTGTCGGGCTTTCGCGCCGTCGCCGCCGTGCCGATGCGGCGCGGCAGCCGCATCGTCGGCGGCATCGTAGTGCGCCGCAAGGCGCCGGGGGCGTTCGGCCCCGAGCGCATCGGCCTCCTCCAGGTCGTCGCACAGTCGACGCTCGCGCTCCAGAACGAGCGCCTCCTGCGCGAGATCGAGATCAAGAACCAGGCGCTGGAGGCCGCGGATCGTCTCAAGTCGCAGCTCGATGCGCGGCGCATGACCGAGCAGCTCATCGAAGCGCTGCCCAATCCGGTCTTCTTCAAAGGTACCAACGGCAAGTATCTCGGCGTCAATAAGGCGTGGGAAAGCTACTTCGGCATCCCGCGCGAGAGCTTCGTCGGCAAGACGGTGCACGACCTCTATCCCAACAATCCGGAAGTCGCGGACCGCCTGCACGCGATGGACAAGGCGCTGTGGGACAAGCCGGGCACGCAGACCTACGAGACGACGATCAAGACCCCGCACGGCATGCGCGAGGCGAGCTATTACAAGGCGACCTTCACCGACACGCGCGGCACGATCGCGGGCCTCATCGGCACGATCATCGACGTCACCGATCGCAAGCGCGAAGACGAGCGCCGCCGGATGGAGCATGCGATCACGCGCGTGCTGTCCGAAGCCGAGACGACCGGCGAAGCGGTGACCAGGATCATCCAGATCATCTGCGAGAGCCTCGGCTGGGCGTGCGGCGCGCACTGGCGCTGGGACGAGCAGACGCAGCTCCTGCGCTGCGCGCAGACGTGGCACATCGATTCGCCCGAGATCGGCGAGTTCGTCACGGCCGCCGCGCAGACGGTCAACGAAGCGCCGGCGTGGACCGGTGAGGCCGCCCCGAAACTGACGACCGGCGGACTGGTGCGGCGGGTGTGGATGGACGGCGCGCCGGTGTGGTTCCGCGACGTGACGCAGGCGCCCGGTTTCCGCCGCGGCGCGACCGCCGCTAAAGCGGGCCTGCACTGCGCGTTCGGTTTTCCGGTGCTGGCCGCCGCCACCCAGCCGATCGGCGTGATCGAGTTCTACGGCCGCTCGATCGCCGAGCCCGACGAAGCCCTGCTGCACATGGTGCGCGCGGTCGGCCGCCAGATCGGCCAGTTCATCCGCCGCCGCGAGAGCGAGCGCCGCAGCCAGATGCTCGAGGAAGCGAGCCGCCACAAGTCGCAGTTCCTCGCCAACATGAGCCACGAGCTCAGGACGCCGATGAACGCGATCATCGGCGTGTCCGAGATGCTGCTCGAAGACGCGCACGATTCAGGCCAGGAAGAGCAGGTCGAGCCGCTGCAGCGTATCCTGCGCGCGGCGCAGCACCTGCTCGTGCTGATCAACGACATCCTCGACCTCTCCAAGATCGAGGCCGGCAAGATGGAGCTCTCGCCGGAGACTTTCGAGGTCGGCTCGCTGGTCGACGACGTCGCGGACACCATACGGCCGCTCGCCGAGAAGAACGGCAACGCCGTGAAAGTGCACTGCGGCGAGGGCGTGGGCGAGCTCTACGCCGACGCGACACGCGTGCGCCAGGCCTTGCTGAATCTCGCGAGCAACGCGGTGAAGTTCACCGAGAAAGGCACGGTCACGATCACCGCCGCGCGGCATACGACCGCGGCCGGCGACAACGTGTCGCTGCAGGTGACCGACACCGGCATCGGCATGACGCCCGAGCAGATCGGCCGCCTCTTCCAGGATTTCGAGCAGGCCGACGCGTCGACCACGCGCAAATACGGCGGCACCGGGCTGGGGCTCGCGATCAGCCGCCGCTTCTGCCGCATGATGGGCGGCGACATCACGGTGCAGAGCACGCCGGGACGCGGCTCGACGTTCACGATACAGCTCCCGGTGACGACGGCGCCGCAGGAGCTGCGCGCCATCGCCGATCGCACGCCGCTGCCCGCCGCGCCCGTCAAGAGCGACCGCAAGGCGACCGTGCTGGTCGTCGACGACGACGAGACGGTGCGCGAGTTCATGACGCGCTTCCTCGAGCGCCAGAATTACGACGTCGCCACCGCGGCGAACGGCATCGAAGCGCTCGCGCTCGCGCGCGAGATGCGGCCCGCGGCGATCACGCTCGACGTGATGATGCCCGACATCGACGGCTGGACCGTGCTCGCGGCGCTGAAAGGCGATCCCGAGCTCGCCGGCATCCCGGTCATCCTGCTCACCATCGTCGACGAGAAGCAGCGCGGCTACACGCTCGGCGCGACCGATTACATGGTGAAGCCGGTCGACCGCGAGCGCCTCGCGATCCTGCTGCGGACATTGTGCGGCCGCGATACGGGCCATCTGCTGCTGGTGGAAGACGACGAAGCCTCGCGCGCCACCGTGCGCGCCGCCGTCGAGCGCCATGGCTGGACCGTCGACGAGGCGGCGAACGGCCGCGTCGCGCTGGACCGCGTGCAGCAGTCCAAACCGGATGCGATACTCCTCGATTTGATGATGCCCGAAATGGATGGATTCGAGTTCCTCGCACAGCTCCGGGAGAAGAGCGAATGGCGCGACATCCCGGTGATCGTGGTGAGCGCGCTCGACCTGACCGAAGAAGACCGCAAGCGGCTGAACGGTGAGGTCGAGACGGTGATACGCAAGGGGGCGCACGACAGCGACAAGCTCCTGCGGAAGGTGAGCGAGACGCTCGCGGCACGCATACGCCACGCCGAGCCCGCCGCCGCAGGAGGCGCTCGATGA
- a CDS encoding N-formylglutamate amidohydrolase, which translates to MIHASPGLFLRYEPLATAVPLLVDVSRSGREYPKEYRSPLPFTTVHDNVSMYVEDLWAGAPQVGATLLYCAFPNTWVDVNRNELDMDPAVVDGEWPVELKPTARTLEGLGLIKTKARYGEPFQERKLTVAEIEERLNQYYRPYHAELKRIADDLYAKFGKLTQISCHCMSAVGAPTHPDAGQPRADFCVSDIKGLTASKPALELVVDTLKSYGYSVSVNTPYIGNELIRRIADPASGRNSIQVEINKKLFMDTKTFRATEGLAKVKADLDRLLQVLANA; encoded by the coding sequence ATGATACACGCCAGCCCCGGCCTCTTTCTGCGTTACGAACCGCTTGCCACCGCGGTCCCGCTGCTCGTCGACGTGTCGCGCAGCGGCCGCGAATACCCGAAGGAATACCGCTCGCCGCTGCCTTTTACGACGGTCCACGACAACGTCTCGATGTACGTCGAAGACCTGTGGGCGGGCGCGCCGCAGGTCGGCGCGACGCTGCTCTACTGCGCGTTTCCCAACACCTGGGTCGACGTGAACCGCAACGAGCTCGACATGGACCCGGCGGTCGTTGACGGCGAATGGCCGGTGGAGCTGAAGCCGACCGCGCGCACTCTGGAGGGGCTGGGACTCATCAAGACCAAGGCGCGCTACGGCGAGCCGTTCCAGGAGCGCAAGCTCACCGTCGCCGAGATCGAGGAGCGCCTGAACCAGTACTACCGGCCGTATCACGCGGAGTTGAAGCGCATCGCCGACGATCTGTATGCGAAGTTCGGCAAGCTCACCCAGATCTCGTGCCACTGCATGTCGGCGGTCGGCGCGCCGACGCATCCCGACGCGGGTCAGCCGCGCGCGGATTTCTGTGTCAGCGACATCAAGGGCCTGACGGCGTCGAAGCCTGCCTTGGAGCTGGTGGTGGACACGCTGAAGAGCTACGGCTACAGCGTCTCGGTGAACACCCCCTACATCGGCAACGAGCTCATCCGCCGCATCGCCGACCCGGCCAGCGGCAGGAACAGCATCCAGGTCGAGATCAACAAGAAGCTCTTCATGGATACGAAGACGTTTCGTGCCACCGAGGGGCTGGCGAAGGTCAAGGCCGATCTCGACCGCCTGCTGCAGGTCCTCGCCAACGCGTAA